One Triticum dicoccoides isolate Atlit2015 ecotype Zavitan chromosome 5B, WEW_v2.0, whole genome shotgun sequence genomic window carries:
- the LOC119310964 gene encoding chloroplast envelope quinone oxidoreductase homolog, translated as MATPRTMRAVQYDKYGGGAEGLEHVEVPVPSPKKGEVLLKMEAASINPIDWKIQKGMLRPFLPGKFPFTPVGDLAGEVVELGSGVTNFKPGDKVISISFPSGGGLAEYAVAPASLTVARPTELSAVEGACLPAAGGSALQLLKLAGVSFDGTSGATGPKNALVTAASGGVGHYAVQLAKLAGLHVTATCGARNVDFVRGLGADEVLDYRTPEGAALRSPSGRRYDAVANCAAGVPWPALKAVLADEGGTVADVTPGVGAALTSILQKATFAKKRLAPLMLAPRREEMEWLVGLARQGKLRTTVDSRFPLSRAQEAWAKSMEGHATGKIVVEMGGAE; from the exons ATGGCGACCCCGAGGACGATGAGAGCCGTGCAGTACGACAAGTATGGCGGAGGAGCAGAAGGCCTCGAG CATGTGGAGGTGCCGGTGCCGTCGCCGAAGAAGGGGGAGGTGCTGCTGAAGATGGAGGCGGCCAGCATCAACCCCATCGACTGGAAGATCCAGAAGGGCATGCTCCGCCCCTTCCTCCCCGGCAAGTTCCCCTTCACGCCAG TGGGCGATCTGGCCGGCGAGGTGGTGGAGCTGGGCAGCGGCGTGACCAACTTCAAGCCGGGAGACAAGGTCATCTCCATCAGCTTCCCG AGCGGCGGCGGGCTCGCGGAGTACGCGGTGGCGCCGGCGTCGCTCACGGTGGCGAGGCCGACGGAGTTGTCCGCCGTCGAAGGTGCCTGCCTGCCGGCCGCCGGAGGCTCCGCGCTGCAGCTGCTCAAGCTCGCCGGGGTCAGCTTCGACGGGACCTCCGGCGCGACCGGCCCGAAGAACGCGCTGGTGACCGCGGCCTCGGGCGGCGTGGgccactacgccgtgcagctcgcgAAGCTCGCCGGCCTGCACGTCACGGCCACCTGCGGCGCGCGCAACGTGGACTTCGTCCGGGGACTGGGCGCCGACGAGGTGCTCGACTACAGGACGCCCGAGGGCGCGGCCCTGCGGAGCCCGTCGGGCAGGAGGTACGACGCGGTGGCGAACTGCGCGGCGGGGGTGCCGTGGCCGGCGCTCAAGGCGGTGCTGGCCGACGAGGGCGGCACGGTGGCGGACGTCACGCCGGGGGTCGGCGCCGCGCTCACGTCCATCCTGCAGAAGGCGACCTTCGCCAAGAAGAGGCTGGCGCCGCTGATGCTGGCGCCGAggagggaggagatggagtggcTGGTGGGCTTGGCGAGGCAGGGGAAGCTCAGAACGACGGTGGACTCGAGGTTCCCGCTGAGCAGAGCACAGGAGGCCTGGGCTAAGAGCATGGAGGGGCATGCCACCGGCAAGATCGTTGTGGAAATGGGAGGCGCAGAATGA